GATTCAAACCTGCACGTTGATGTGAAACGGCTGGACAGCTTCAGCGCGGCCAACCTGACATCTCCGCTCGATTCGGATGGCAATTTCGATGACGGCGACTTTGACTTCCAGCCGGGTTCAGCCAACGACATCGTCGCTGTCCGGGTCTATTACGAGTGGAGTCTGGTGACGCCGATCTTGTCTGCCCCCTTGGCCAACATGGCCAATGGAAAGCACTTGATTCAGGCCGCCACAGTCTTCCGCAACGAACCATTCGGAGACTGAGCCATGACAGTTCGCAAGATTCTGTCCCGTCTGAATCCCCGCCTGAAATGGCGCGGTATCCGTGGACTTCGTTATAACGAGCAAGGCATCTCGGCCGTTGAGTTCGCCTTGATTGCCCCTTTGCTGATCACGCTTTACCTCGGCGCGATCGAACTCAGCCTCCTGATGGAAGCCGACCGCCGGGTGACCCAGACGAGCGCGAGCCTCGGTGACCTGACCGCCCGCCTGTCGACCGTGACGGATTCCGATATGGCGGAAATGTTCGCCGCGGCCAAAGTGCTGATGGAACCCTATGATGCCAACGCTGCAGAAATGCGTCTTTCGAGCATCGTGGACAAAGGTGACGGCAATCCGAAAGTTGCCTGGTCGGATGCGCACAACATGTCGCCCTACACCAAGGGTCAGACCGTCACGCTTCCCGCAGGCATCATGCCCTCCCCCGGCTCAATCATCATGGCCGAAGTCAGCTATGAGTATGAGAGCAGTTTCGGTTACATCATTTCGACCTCGAAGACGATCAGCGACAAATTCTACCTGCGCCCCCGGCGCGTGTCGGAGATTGCGCGCGTGACATCGTCCACCTCAGGTACCAACCCCTTCGGCCCCACAAGCTGATCCAACTCCTCTCCCAGGAGCATTTACCGGAAGGCCGGTCTCTCAGGAGGCCGGCCTTCTTTTTTCCGGGATCAGTCTTCGAAACCACGCTTCGGTGCATGGACCTTCCAGAGGATGATCAACCCGGCCAGGAACATGAAACCGATCCCGCCCATGCCAATTCTCTGATTTCCCGTCAGCCAGGTAAGCAGGCTGACAATGCCGGGGCCCATCCAGACGGTCACCGTGCCGGCAATGGCGTAGAGACCGAAGAACTCACCGATCCGCTCAGACGGGGCAATATGCACCAGCATGTACCGGCTCGACGAAATCGAGGCGACCACCGCAATCGCGACCGGGATCACGAACAGGAAGTAGGTGATGTCGGAAAGCGTACTGAAGAAGGGGCTGTCCCATATCGGGGTGTTGGCAGGCAGCAGACCGAAGAATAGCGCGTCAGGCGTAATCGAAAGCTGTGCCAGCAGCAGGATCACCAGCGCCGAGATCTCCCAGACCAGCGCCAGTTTTGGCCCCAGCAGCCGGTCCAGGTAGCCGCCCACAAAACCGCCGACCGCCCCGAACAACACTCCTGTGATGCCAAAGAACAGAATCTCGACCCCGCTCCACCCCAGGAAGGTCCCGGCATAGACGGCCCCGAGTGTCAGGAGCGCAGACATCGCATCGGCATAAATCGTGCGCGCGACGAGAAAGCGCATGGTTTGCGGATGATCCTTGAAGAGCCCCTTCAGGTAGCCCAGCAACACCTTCGCGCGCTGAAACGGGTTCTGCGCCTTGCCCGAATGGCGGTCTTCTCCGCGGAAGACATCGGCCGCAGCCTGTTTCCAGGTCATGCTCCGGCCGCCCTTGATGCCATCCGGCATGAAGAGGAAGAACGGAATCAGCAGCACGGCCATCCAGACGGCA
This is a stretch of genomic DNA from Hyphomonas adhaerens MHS-3. It encodes these proteins:
- a CDS encoding MFS transporter — its product is MSDTQVVGPAPAVPESETERADGGPLGIKGLAWAIFEGARNPYYNLIVIYVFAPYFAKELAGGGEHGLSLSGLTVTLAGIATALTAPFLGVIADKAGRRKPPIAFFMTLMFICSFSLWWARPDGPLTMWPTMAVLAIAYCCYGYSEVLHNAMLPNAGRPSALPYISGLGLSMGNILSVGILIFFLFGLLLPGTGLPFAPAKQVIQLDRETFAPERFAGPFVAVWMAVLLIPFFLFMPDGIKGGRSMTWKQAAADVFRGEDRHSGKAQNPFQRAKVLLGYLKGLFKDHPQTMRFLVARTIYADAMSALLTLGAVYAGTFLGWSGVEILFFGITGVLFGAVGGFVGGYLDRLLGPKLALVWEISALVILLLAQLSITPDALFFGLLPANTPIWDSPFFSTLSDITYFLFVIPVAIAVVASISSSRYMLVHIAPSERIGEFFGLYAIAGTVTVWMGPGIVSLLTWLTGNQRIGMGGIGFMFLAGLIILWKVHAPKRGFED
- a CDS encoding TadE/TadG family type IV pilus assembly protein, translated to MTVRKILSRLNPRLKWRGIRGLRYNEQGISAVEFALIAPLLITLYLGAIELSLLMEADRRVTQTSASLGDLTARLSTVTDSDMAEMFAAAKVLMEPYDANAAEMRLSSIVDKGDGNPKVAWSDAHNMSPYTKGQTVTLPAGIMPSPGSIIMAEVSYEYESSFGYIISTSKTISDKFYLRPRRVSEIARVTSSTSGTNPFGPTS